In Cervus elaphus chromosome 29, mCerEla1.1, whole genome shotgun sequence, a single window of DNA contains:
- the LOC122686250 gene encoding interferon omega-1-like — protein MAFVLSLLMALVLVSYGPGGSLGCDLSQNHVLVGRKTLRLLGQMRRLSPRFCLQDRKDFVFPQEVVEGGQLQEAQAISVLHEMLQQSFNLFHTERSSAAWDTTLLEQLRTGLHQQLDDLDACLGQVMGEEDSALGRMGPTLAVKRYFQGIHVYLQEKEYSACAWEIVRLEIMRSFSSSTSLQEKLRVMDGDQNSP, from the coding sequence ATGGCCTTCGTGCTCTCTCTACTGATGGCCCTGGTGCTGGTCAGCTACGGCCCGGGAGGATCCCTGGGCTGTGACCTGTCTCAGAACCACGTGCTGGTTGGCAGGAAGACCCTCAGGCTCCTGGGCCAAATGAGGAGACTCTCCCCTCGCTTCTGTCTGCAGGACAGAAAAGACTTCGTTTTCCCCCAGGAGGTGGTGGAGGGCGGCCagctgcaggaggcccaggccaTCTCTGTGCTCCACGAGATGCTCCAGCAGAGCTTCAACCTCTTCCACACAGAGCGCTCCTCTGCTGCCTGGGACACCACCCTCCTGGAGCAGCTCCGCACTGGACTCCATCAGCAGCTGGACGACCTGGATGCCTGCCTGGGGCAGGTGATGGGAGAGGAAGACTCTGCCCTGGGAAGGATGGGCCCCACACTGGCCGTGAAGAGGTACTTCCAGGGCATCCATGTCTACCTGCAAGAGAAGGAATACAGCGCCTGCGCCTGGGAAATCGTCAGACTGGAAATCATGAGATCCTTCTCTTCATCAACCAGCTTGCAAGAAAAGTTAAGAGTGATGGATGGAGACCAGAACTCACCTTGA